In one window of Eubalaena glacialis isolate mEubGla1 chromosome 13, mEubGla1.1.hap2.+ XY, whole genome shotgun sequence DNA:
- the TLDC2 gene encoding TLD domain-containing protein 2, whose amino-acid sequence MKGLRWRYTRLPSQVEDALSGEEGEEEEEEQEEETAPAPAPAPEEPVEPQLAEASQVLGASEMRQLSLHLPPRIAGHSWSLAFCTSRDGFSLRSLYRQMEGRSGPVLLVLRDQDGQMFGAFSSSAIRLSKGFYGTGETFLFSFSPQLKVFKWTGNNSFFVKGDLDSLMMGCGSGHFGLWLDGDLYHGGSHPCATFNNEVLARQEQFCIKELEAWVLS is encoded by the exons ATGAAAGGTCTCCGCTGGCGCTACACTCGGCTG CCCAGCCAGGTGGAGGACGCTCtgtctggggaggagggtgaggaagaggaagaggaacaggaggaggagacagccccagccccagctcctgcTCCTGAAGAGCCAGTGGAGCCCCAGCTGGCAGAAGCCAGCCAGGTTCTGGGAGCCTCGGAGATGAGGCAG CTTAGCCTCCATCTCCCCCCGAGAATCGCTGGACACTCCTGGAGTCTGGCCTTTTGCACGTCGAGGGATGGCTTCAGTCTGCGGAGCCTGTACAGGCAGATGGAGGGCCGCAGTGGGCCGGTGCtgctggtgctgagggaccaGGATGGCCAG ATGTTTGGGGCCTTCTCCTCCTCGGCTATTCGACTCAGCAAAGGCTTCTACGGTACTGGCGAGAcgttcctcttctccttctctccacAGCTGAAG GTCTTCAAGTGGACAGGAAACAACTCTTTCTTTGTGAAAGGAGACTTGGATTCACTGATGATGGGCTGTGGCAG TGGCCACTTTGGGCTGTGGTTGGATGGAGACTTGTATCACGGGGGGAGCCACCCCTGTGCAACCTTCAACAACGAGGTGCTGGCCCGGCAGGAGCAGTTCTGCATCAAGGAGCTAGAGGCCTGGGTCCTGAGCTGA